Proteins from a genomic interval of Neoarius graeffei isolate fNeoGra1 chromosome 24, fNeoGra1.pri, whole genome shotgun sequence:
- the LOC132872490 gene encoding leukotriene B4 receptor 1-like, which yields MQQLNSSNNSLTTSIPTGNLVASIVMAICFMLGVPGNIAVVVRLAGWLKGGSFTPRLMLSLAISDLLTLLPLPVWIWTLLHGWVFGVVLCKLLSYLLYFCMHCSILCVVLMSIQRYMQVLHPQKWNKLGRKGKKILLSGIWILSGVISSYAPPKEEEAALVQRTPSTNEERKLQCKQCYQNNVQTVATLILEIIILMVSFLTLAYFYFRCHRGVNNSTFFSTNLITKLVIRIMACFFIFWIPFHIINIVLIIAVLLENASLLRSIEAADNITTALVFINGCVDP from the exons ATGCAGCAACTCAACTCATCCAATAACTCACTCACCACCTCaatcccaactggaaacctggttgCCAGTATTGTAATGGCAATTTGCTTCATGCTGGGAGTCCCTGGGAATATCGCTGTAGTGGTACGTCTGGCTGGATGGTTGAAGGGAGGCAGTTTCACCCCGAGACTGATGCTAAGCCTCGCCATATCAGATCTGCTCACTCTGCTTCCTCTGCCAGTTTGGATTTGGACTCTTCTTCATGGCTGGGTCTTTGGCGTGGTCCTGTGTAAGCTTCTCTCCTATTTGTTGTACTTCTGCATGCATTGTAGCATACTGTGTGTGGTTTTGATGAGCATTCAGCGATATATGCAAGTGCTGCATCCTCAGAAATGGAACAAGCTTGGCAGGAAAGGAAAGAAGATCCTCTTGAGTGGAATTTGGATCTTAAGTGGAGTAATATCATCCTatgctcct ccaaaagaagaagaagcagctctTGTACAGCGTACGCCAAGTACAAATGAGGAAAGAAAGCTTCAGTGCAAGCAATGCTACCAGAATAATGttcaaacagtggctactttaatCTTGGAGATTATAATATTGATGGTTTCATTCCTCACACTGGCTTACTTCTACTTTCGTTGTCACCGGGGAGTTAATAACTCAACTTTCTTTAGCACTAACTTAATAACAAAGCTGGTGATCAGAATTATGGcctgtttctttattttttggattCCATTTCACATCATCAACATTGTGCTCATCATTGCCGTGTTGCTTGAGAATGCCAGTCTGTTAAGATCTATAGAAGCTGCTGACAATATTACTACAGCTCTTGTTTTCATTAACGGTTGTGTGGACCCCTGA